From a region of the Mycobacteroides saopaulense genome:
- a CDS encoding dienelactone hydrolase family protein has translation MTDIRIPTPSGEIDAILEKPGGDGPWPSIVVLHDINGSTPDLRRITKNVAANGYVALAPDLYSRGRIRCIARVLTNLATRRGRAVEEVLAAREYAEALPYTTSSVGVAGFCMGGGFVLITATKGFDAAAPFYGAMPGPYGDHFEESCPVVASLARRDPFVIRGEPRLRKALDAHGVEHDIKTYDAGHSFANQLPMQPLMRIAGFGYSAEAETHAWQRVYAFFAQHLRDDDRVRQAQ, from the coding sequence ATGACCGACATCCGCATACCCACGCCCAGCGGCGAGATCGACGCGATCCTGGAGAAGCCCGGGGGCGACGGGCCCTGGCCCTCGATCGTCGTACTGCACGACATCAACGGGTCGACCCCCGATCTGCGCCGCATCACCAAGAACGTGGCGGCCAACGGCTACGTGGCCCTGGCCCCCGACCTGTACTCCCGTGGCCGGATCCGTTGCATAGCCAGGGTCTTGACCAATCTCGCGACCCGGCGTGGCCGCGCTGTCGAGGAGGTACTGGCCGCGCGCGAGTACGCCGAAGCCTTGCCCTACACCACATCCTCGGTCGGAGTGGCCGGCTTCTGCATGGGCGGTGGTTTCGTGCTGATCACCGCCACCAAGGGGTTCGACGCCGCCGCTCCCTTCTACGGCGCGATGCCCGGCCCCTACGGGGACCACTTCGAAGAGTCATGTCCCGTCGTCGCGAGTCTGGCGAGGCGCGACCCCTTCGTGATTCGCGGCGAGCCGCGGTTGCGTAAGGCGCTGGATGCCCATGGCGTCGAGCACGACATCAAGACCTATGACGCGGGGCACAGCTTCGCCAATCAGCTGCCGATGCAACCGCTGATGCGCATCGCCGGATTCGGGTACTCCGCCGAGGCCGAAACCCATGCATGGCAACGGGTCTACGCCTTCTTCGCCCAGCATCTTCGCGACGACGACCGCGTCCGGCAGGCCCAATGA
- a CDS encoding class I SAM-dependent methyltransferase: MTTTAALDRLREIVRPQALSGGVHCSAGYLDLLPPPSDQPQRSAQRAMNNPLVAAVYEGPWRWGQTVAYTGITPSAERRRAATALRLTGTGRLLDVACGPGNFTKYLGRQLNPDALAVGLDFSEPMLRRAVRVNAADGVAYLRADARTLPFDDGSFDAVCCFAALYLVPEPFKVLDEMIRVLAPGGRIAVMTSCTRGPAALRSASVTLAARGGLHGFDRSDITSVLRDKGFQEIEQEIRGLSQFISATKS; this comes from the coding sequence ATGACGACGACGGCGGCATTGGATCGGCTCCGCGAGATCGTCCGTCCCCAAGCACTCAGTGGTGGCGTGCATTGCTCGGCCGGGTACCTCGATCTGTTGCCACCGCCATCGGATCAGCCCCAGCGCAGCGCCCAACGCGCCATGAACAATCCGCTGGTGGCCGCGGTCTACGAAGGGCCGTGGCGCTGGGGGCAGACCGTCGCCTACACCGGCATCACCCCGTCCGCCGAACGACGCCGCGCAGCGACCGCACTGCGCCTCACCGGTACCGGTCGGCTCCTGGATGTCGCATGCGGGCCCGGAAACTTCACCAAATACCTGGGACGGCAATTGAATCCGGATGCCCTTGCGGTCGGACTCGATTTCTCCGAACCCATGCTGCGCCGGGCGGTCCGGGTCAATGCCGCCGACGGCGTGGCCTACCTGCGTGCGGATGCCCGGACGCTACCGTTCGATGACGGGAGCTTTGATGCGGTGTGCTGCTTTGCCGCGCTGTACTTGGTGCCCGAACCCTTCAAGGTTCTCGACGAGATGATCCGGGTGTTGGCGCCGGGGGGCCGTATCGCGGTGATGACCAGTTGCACCCGTGGCCCCGCAGCATTGCGGTCGGCCTCGGTCACGCTGGCGGCCCGCGGTGGCCTGCACGGTTTCGACCGATCCGACATCACCTCGGTGCTGCGCGACAAGGGTTTTCAGGAGATCGAACAGGAAATCCGCGGCCTGTCACAGTTCATCAGCGCGACGAAGAGCTAG
- a CDS encoding GntP family permease: protein MNACVLLLADPAKVPHTTSDARLLAAVVLSIGVIILLITRLKLHPFLALLLGSGTLAAVASVPFDKLLGSFVAGFGSTIAGVGLLIGLGAMLGRLLADSGGANIVADAVLARSSSRMLPWAVALIAAVLGLPLFFEVGVVLLIPIVLLVARRGNVPLLRVGIPALAGLSVLHGLVPPHPGPLVAVDALKADLGITLALGLLAAVPTLIVAGPLYARVAERWVGPLEIPTATAPEVERKGPAPSVVAVLATILLPVTLMLAKALSDVVIDNPKSLVQRIFDAFGAPLVALLAATLVAMVTLGRASGLDRIGVSGVIEKSLGPIAGIVFIVGAGGGFKQTLIDVGVGDAVSTWSEKWQIPALVLGWLIAVLIRLATGSATVATITAAGIVSPLAADMPSAHVALLVLAIGAGSLFFSHVNDAGFWLVKEYFGMTVGQTLKSWSVMETLISVVGFAMVLLLSAVV from the coding sequence ATGAACGCCTGCGTGCTGTTGTTGGCCGACCCGGCGAAGGTTCCGCACACCACCAGCGATGCTCGGCTGCTGGCCGCCGTGGTGCTGAGCATCGGAGTGATCATCCTGCTGATCACCCGGCTCAAACTGCATCCGTTCCTGGCACTGTTGTTGGGGTCGGGAACGCTCGCCGCCGTCGCGAGTGTTCCCTTCGACAAACTACTCGGATCCTTTGTGGCGGGCTTCGGCTCGACCATCGCCGGTGTGGGACTGCTCATCGGTTTGGGGGCGATGCTCGGACGCCTGTTGGCCGACTCCGGCGGTGCCAATATCGTGGCCGATGCGGTGCTCGCCCGGTCCAGTTCACGCATGCTGCCGTGGGCAGTGGCGTTGATAGCGGCGGTGCTGGGCCTACCGCTGTTCTTCGAAGTAGGTGTGGTGCTGCTGATTCCGATCGTGCTGTTGGTGGCGCGCCGGGGAAATGTGCCGCTACTGAGGGTGGGGATCCCTGCGCTGGCCGGCCTGTCGGTATTGCATGGATTGGTTCCCCCGCATCCGGGTCCGCTGGTGGCGGTGGACGCGCTGAAAGCGGACTTGGGTATCACCCTGGCGCTGGGGCTCCTGGCGGCGGTGCCCACCTTGATCGTCGCGGGGCCTCTCTATGCCCGGGTCGCCGAACGCTGGGTGGGGCCGTTGGAGATTCCCACTGCGACGGCGCCCGAGGTCGAGCGCAAGGGGCCCGCTCCGAGCGTCGTCGCAGTGCTGGCGACGATCTTGCTACCGGTGACACTGATGCTGGCGAAGGCGCTTTCGGATGTGGTGATCGACAATCCGAAATCCTTGGTGCAGAGGATTTTCGACGCATTCGGCGCACCGCTGGTGGCGCTGCTGGCAGCGACGCTGGTGGCGATGGTGACATTGGGTCGAGCCTCGGGTCTTGACCGTATCGGTGTCTCGGGCGTCATCGAGAAATCGCTGGGCCCCATCGCGGGAATCGTGTTCATCGTCGGTGCGGGAGGCGGATTCAAGCAGACCCTGATCGACGTGGGCGTGGGTGACGCGGTAAGCACCTGGTCGGAGAAATGGCAGATCCCTGCGCTGGTGCTGGGTTGGCTGATCGCCGTGCTCATCCGGCTGGCCACCGGCTCGGCGACGGTGGCCACCATTACCGCGGCCGGCATTGTCTCCCCGCTCGCGGCCGACATGCCCTCGGCACATGTGGCGCTGCTGGTGTTGGCGATAGGTGCGGGGTCTCTGTTCTTCTCCCACGTCAACGATGCCGGATTCTGGTTGGTGAAAGAGTATTTCGGGATGACGGTGGGGCAGACCCTCAAATCGTGGTCGGTGATGGAAACGCTGATCTCGGTGGTCGGATTCGCGATGGTGCTGCTGCTCAGCGCCGTCGTCTAG
- a CDS encoding gluconokinase, with the protein MGVAGVGKTTVARLLAQRLGAPYAEADDFHPEANIAKMSAGIPLDDDDRWPWLRQIAEWMSERGREGAGGVITCSALKRRYRDVLRAGYPDAFFVHLSGDRVLIGDRMSHRAGHFMPTSLLDSQYDILEPLQPDERGAVLDVSAGPDELVAEALRQLGA; encoded by the coding sequence ATGGGCGTTGCTGGAGTGGGAAAGACCACGGTGGCGCGCCTGCTCGCACAGCGGTTGGGTGCCCCGTACGCCGAGGCCGACGACTTCCACCCGGAGGCGAACATCGCCAAGATGTCGGCAGGAATCCCGCTGGACGACGATGATCGATGGCCATGGCTGCGGCAGATTGCCGAATGGATGTCCGAGCGTGGGCGCGAGGGCGCCGGTGGGGTCATCACCTGCTCGGCGCTCAAACGTCGCTACCGCGACGTGCTGCGTGCGGGGTACCCGGACGCCTTCTTCGTCCATCTGTCCGGGGACCGTGTTCTCATCGGCGACCGAATGTCCCATCGCGCAGGACATTTCATGCCGACATCGTTGCTCGATTCGCAGTACGACATTCTCGAACCGTTGCAGCCCGATGAGCGAGGTGCGGTGCTGGACGTCAGCGCCGGGCCGGATGAACTGGTGGCAGAGGCGTTGAGGCAGCTCGGCGCATGA
- a CDS encoding acyl-CoA dehydrogenase family protein — MNFELPSELVDYLAELDDFIEREIVPLEQADDNIRFFDHRREDARTDWERGGLPNGQWEELLGEARRRADAAGHFRYPFPREFGGRDGSNLGMAVIREHLARRGLGLHCDLQNEHAIVGNNVGLLLMLEYGSAEQKSEWVEGLANGTKFFAFGITEPEHGSDATHMETRAVRDGDGWVINGEKTWNTGVHIADADLIFARTSGGPGDGRGITAFLVPADAPGFRVEEYLWTFNMPTDHAHISLTDVRVPDSAIFGGEGRGLGVVQHFFNENRIRQAASSLGAAQFCIDRSVEYAKERKPFGKPLASNQAIQFPLVELQTQCEMLRALIHKTAWSMDTYGPFSVSEQVSMCNYVANRLCCEAADRAMQVHGGMGYSRHMPFEHIYRHHRRYRITEGAEEIQMRRVAGYMFGFMSQKAPKGV; from the coding sequence ATGAATTTCGAACTACCCTCCGAGCTTGTCGACTATCTGGCCGAACTCGACGATTTCATCGAGCGTGAGATCGTTCCGCTCGAACAAGCCGATGACAACATCAGATTCTTCGATCACCGGCGAGAAGACGCCCGAACCGACTGGGAACGTGGCGGTCTGCCCAACGGACAGTGGGAGGAGTTACTCGGGGAGGCGCGTCGGCGTGCCGATGCGGCGGGCCACTTTCGGTACCCGTTCCCCCGGGAGTTCGGCGGGCGGGACGGGTCAAATCTGGGCATGGCGGTCATCCGTGAGCACCTGGCGCGTCGCGGCCTCGGGCTGCATTGCGACCTGCAAAACGAGCACGCCATCGTCGGCAACAACGTGGGACTGCTCCTCATGCTGGAATACGGTTCGGCAGAGCAGAAGTCCGAGTGGGTGGAGGGACTGGCCAACGGAACCAAGTTCTTCGCGTTCGGCATCACCGAGCCGGAGCACGGCTCCGATGCCACCCATATGGAGACGCGGGCCGTGCGCGACGGCGACGGCTGGGTCATCAACGGAGAAAAGACCTGGAACACCGGTGTGCACATCGCCGACGCCGACCTGATCTTCGCCCGTACCTCCGGTGGTCCCGGTGATGGTCGCGGCATCACCGCGTTCCTGGTGCCCGCGGACGCGCCCGGATTCAGGGTCGAGGAGTACCTGTGGACCTTCAACATGCCGACCGATCATGCTCATATATCCCTGACCGACGTGCGGGTGCCCGACTCGGCGATCTTCGGCGGAGAGGGACGCGGGCTGGGTGTCGTGCAGCACTTCTTCAACGAGAACCGGATCAGACAGGCCGCCTCCAGCCTGGGTGCGGCACAGTTCTGCATCGACCGGTCTGTCGAATACGCCAAGGAGCGCAAACCCTTTGGAAAGCCGCTGGCATCCAACCAGGCGATCCAATTCCCACTCGTCGAGCTGCAGACGCAGTGCGAGATGCTGCGCGCGCTGATCCACAAGACGGCCTGGTCCATGGACACCTATGGCCCCTTCTCGGTCTCCGAGCAGGTGTCGATGTGCAACTACGTAGCCAACCGGTTGTGTTGTGAAGCCGCAGACCGTGCCATGCAGGTGCACGGTGGGATGGGATATTCGCGCCACATGCCGTTCGAGCACATCTACCGCCACCATCGGCGTTACCGGATCACCGAGGGCGCCGAGGAGATCCAGATGCGTAGGGTGGCCGGGTACATGTTCGGCTTCATGAGTCAGAAGGCACCCAAGGGGGTCTAG
- a CDS encoding phosphotransferase family protein: protein MTDLAEGFARYLYDEFGKQFEVSGVVGVSAGARRRNVLLDATSGGETLELVATIVPAVVQQVPVSSEAGVRELARSNGVPVPRVRGVCAESTYLGSPFMISERIAGETVPRKVLRLVQSQGIDDLVASQLGAAMGRLHGIDPAKAPPDLPGDPEAEPAVVLLEQMREGVAALLPDRPVFQRTLSWLTERMPGPPPRRCLVHTDIRNGNVIVGENGLRAVLDWEGTTRFGDPMRDVGWTALRMWRFGLDDREFGGFAGREVFVRAYEEAGGTFDLDRFQWWKVLGTLWWGVGLAAQAKSYLDGSVRDIVMAASGRRIPEIEWDLLMLTKP from the coding sequence ATGACCGACCTGGCCGAGGGTTTCGCCCGTTATCTGTACGACGAATTCGGCAAGCAGTTCGAGGTGTCGGGTGTGGTCGGGGTGTCTGCGGGTGCGCGCCGGAGGAATGTGCTGCTGGATGCCACCTCCGGCGGTGAGACGCTTGAGCTGGTGGCGACCATCGTGCCGGCGGTCGTGCAACAGGTGCCGGTGAGCAGTGAGGCCGGAGTGCGTGAGCTGGCGCGCAGCAACGGTGTTCCGGTGCCGCGGGTGCGCGGCGTCTGTGCCGAGTCGACTTATTTGGGCTCGCCCTTCATGATTTCCGAACGAATTGCGGGGGAGACGGTGCCGCGCAAGGTGCTTCGATTGGTGCAGTCCCAGGGCATCGACGATCTGGTGGCAAGCCAGCTCGGCGCGGCCATGGGCAGGTTGCACGGGATCGATCCGGCGAAGGCGCCTCCCGACCTGCCGGGCGATCCTGAGGCAGAGCCCGCGGTTGTCCTGTTGGAGCAGATGCGGGAGGGAGTGGCGGCGCTGCTCCCGGATCGGCCGGTGTTTCAGCGCACTCTGTCCTGGTTGACCGAGCGCATGCCAGGGCCTCCGCCTCGGCGATGCCTTGTGCACACCGATATTCGCAACGGAAACGTCATCGTCGGCGAGAACGGGTTGCGCGCTGTACTGGATTGGGAGGGAACCACCCGATTCGGCGACCCCATGCGCGACGTCGGATGGACTGCGCTGCGCATGTGGCGGTTCGGTCTCGACGACCGTGAGTTCGGCGGGTTCGCGGGTCGTGAGGTCTTCGTGCGCGCGTACGAAGAGGCCGGTGGAACCTTCGATCTCGATCGGTTCCAGTGGTGGAAGGTGCTGGGCACCCTGTGGTGGGGCGTGGGCCTTGCCGCACAAGCCAAGTCGTACCTGGACGGGAGCGTGCGCGACATCGTGATGGCGGCCAGTGGGCGCCGGATTCCCGAGATCGAGTGGGACCTGTTGATGTTGACGAAGCCGTAG
- a CDS encoding LLM class flavin-dependent oxidoreductase, which translates to MARPLSILDLARVGPHETVAESFAASVEIARHAEALGFHRVWYAEHHNMRSIASSATSVLIGHVATQTSTIRLGAGGIMLPNHSPLQIAEQFGTLETLHPGRIDLGLGRAPGTDQVTLRALRHDPSAAEHFPQDVLELQAYLGEQSRVPGVTATPGHGTQVPLYILGSSLFGAKLAAVLGLPYGFASHFAPPALQDAVALYRREFQPSEQLDAPYVIAGVNVIAADDEATARDQHRAALIERAKLFLHRSGGPRLTDEEALAALESPAGRQIQSMTKYFAVGTPDEVRAYLDDFAQLADADELIVVPNAPDRKLQLRSLEIVAEVGELTPPD; encoded by the coding sequence GTGGCAAGACCTCTATCGATACTGGATCTGGCGCGGGTAGGGCCCCACGAGACGGTGGCCGAGAGCTTCGCAGCCAGTGTCGAGATTGCCCGGCATGCCGAAGCGCTGGGATTTCACCGCGTCTGGTACGCCGAGCACCACAACATGCGGTCCATCGCCTCCTCGGCGACAAGCGTCCTGATCGGCCACGTTGCCACCCAGACGTCGACCATCCGGCTCGGCGCCGGCGGCATCATGCTGCCCAACCACTCCCCACTGCAGATCGCCGAGCAGTTCGGCACGCTGGAAACCCTGCACCCGGGCCGCATCGACCTCGGACTCGGCCGTGCACCCGGGACAGATCAGGTGACACTGCGCGCGCTGCGGCATGACCCGAGCGCTGCCGAGCACTTCCCGCAGGACGTTCTGGAACTCCAGGCATACTTGGGCGAGCAGAGCCGCGTTCCGGGCGTGACTGCGACTCCCGGGCACGGGACGCAGGTACCGCTCTACATCCTGGGGTCTTCGCTGTTCGGCGCGAAGCTGGCGGCGGTATTGGGCCTGCCCTATGGCTTCGCCTCGCATTTCGCGCCTCCGGCACTGCAGGACGCCGTGGCGCTGTATCGCCGGGAGTTCCAGCCGTCCGAACAACTCGACGCGCCGTATGTCATCGCGGGGGTCAACGTGATCGCCGCGGACGACGAGGCCACCGCACGGGATCAGCACCGGGCGGCACTGATCGAGCGCGCCAAACTGTTCCTCCATCGCAGCGGCGGCCCGCGCCTGACCGACGAGGAGGCACTCGCCGCGCTGGAGTCACCGGCCGGACGACAGATTCAGTCGATGACCAAGTACTTCGCCGTAGGGACCCCCGATGAAGTGCGTGCGTACCTGGATGATTTTGCGCAATTGGCCGATGCCGACGAGCTGATCGTGGTGCCCAATGCGCCCGACCGGAAGTTGCAGCTGCGGTCACTGGAGATCGTCGCCGAGGTCGGCGAACTAACGCCGCCCGACTGA
- a CDS encoding winged helix-turn-helix transcriptional regulator, with the protein MTASGDSDHVCGMSLAIDAVGGKWKLHLMWVLVEGPVRFGEIRRKLDGVSEKVLSENLRQMETSGIVHRELYPEIPPRVEYSLTALGKELSVALEPLERWGDKNRTELFGRNC; encoded by the coding sequence GTGACCGCCAGTGGTGACTCAGATCATGTGTGTGGCATGTCTCTTGCCATCGACGCCGTCGGCGGCAAGTGGAAGTTGCACCTGATGTGGGTGCTGGTCGAGGGGCCGGTGCGTTTCGGTGAGATCCGCCGCAAGCTTGACGGGGTGAGCGAGAAGGTGTTGTCGGAGAATCTCCGTCAGATGGAGACCAGCGGCATCGTGCATCGCGAGCTCTATCCGGAGATTCCCCCGCGGGTCGAATACTCGTTGACGGCGCTCGGCAAGGAACTGAGCGTGGCCTTGGAGCCGCTCGAGCGGTGGGGCGACAAGAACCGCACCGAACTGTTCGGCCGAAACTGTTAG
- a CDS encoding NAD(P)-dependent oxidoreductase, with protein sequence MSDAKKVTVIGLGPMGQSTVKSLVEAGYEVTVWNRSPGKADAMVELGARKASTVADALNAGAVTLISLTHYSAMYDVLGQAVSELTGKTIVNLSSDSPEKARAGAAWVTDRGAAFLSAGYMSQGDDISHPLSYLIVSGPQGLVTEYDGLLNTLSPVHYVGPDYGFSQVYYQAGLTLFHPLLLSFQQALAMVQRAGGDPDRYTGYAVKFMDSMKDFIVQFAAAAKATGGWEDVAALKMMDAGAQHIIDASEEVGVDATLSHAAQSMWRRALDASDERGEVVTTYRLMRGD encoded by the coding sequence ATGTCTGATGCGAAAAAGGTCACCGTGATCGGGCTGGGGCCCATGGGACAGTCCACCGTCAAGTCACTCGTGGAGGCGGGGTACGAGGTCACTGTATGGAATCGCAGCCCGGGTAAGGCCGATGCCATGGTGGAACTCGGCGCACGGAAGGCCTCCACCGTGGCCGACGCACTCAACGCGGGTGCCGTCACGCTGATCAGCCTTACCCACTATTCCGCGATGTACGACGTACTGGGACAAGCCGTCTCCGAACTCACCGGCAAGACGATCGTCAACCTGTCCTCCGACTCCCCAGAGAAGGCACGGGCGGGAGCCGCCTGGGTGACCGACCGCGGCGCAGCGTTTCTATCCGCCGGATACATGTCGCAGGGCGACGACATCTCCCATCCGCTCTCGTATCTCATCGTCAGTGGTCCGCAGGGCCTCGTCACCGAATACGATGGCCTGCTCAACACGTTGAGCCCCGTGCACTACGTGGGCCCCGACTACGGCTTCTCGCAGGTCTATTACCAAGCGGGCCTTACCCTGTTCCACCCACTCCTACTCTCCTTCCAGCAGGCGCTGGCCATGGTGCAGCGCGCCGGCGGAGATCCGGACCGGTACACCGGCTACGCCGTGAAATTCATGGACTCGATGAAGGACTTCATCGTGCAATTCGCGGCGGCCGCCAAGGCAACGGGCGGCTGGGAGGATGTCGCAGCGCTCAAGATGATGGACGCCGGCGCCCAGCACATCATCGATGCCAGCGAGGAGGTCGGTGTCGATGCCACGTTGTCTCATGCCGCCCAGTCGATGTGGCGTCGTGCTCTGGATGCCAGCGACGAGCGCGGCGAGGTGGTCACCACCTACCGATTGATGCGCGGCGACTGA
- a CDS encoding sulfurtransferase, with product MTLPADPSPEFAAYAHPERLVSADWLSGHLGTPGLSIVESDEDVLLYDIGHVPGAVKIDWHVDLNDGTVRDYIDGVQFAELMNRKGIRREDTVVIYGDKSNWWAAYALWVFTLFGHPDVRLLDGGRDLWISEGRDTTLDVPSKYTEGYPVVERNDAPIRAYAEDVLAHLGHGPLVDVRSPAEYTGERTHMPDYPEEGALRGGHIPTAVSIPWAKAAAEDSRFRRRGELDEIYGDVIASDGDIVAYCRIGERSSHTWFVLTHLLGVEGVRNYDGSWTEWGNRVRTPIVKGDKPGAVPAPQAQ from the coding sequence GTGACCCTCCCGGCCGACCCCAGCCCCGAATTCGCCGCCTACGCCCACCCCGAACGCCTCGTTTCCGCCGACTGGCTCTCGGGGCACCTGGGCACCCCCGGTCTGTCCATCGTGGAGTCCGACGAGGACGTCCTTCTCTACGACATCGGGCACGTTCCCGGCGCGGTGAAGATCGACTGGCATGTCGACCTGAACGACGGCACGGTCCGGGACTACATCGACGGCGTCCAGTTCGCAGAGCTGATGAACCGCAAGGGAATTCGCCGCGAGGACACCGTGGTCATCTATGGCGACAAGTCCAACTGGTGGGCCGCATACGCCCTCTGGGTATTCACCCTGTTCGGCCACCCCGACGTCCGGCTCCTCGACGGCGGACGTGATCTGTGGATCTCCGAGGGACGCGACACCACGCTTGACGTCCCGTCCAAATACACCGAGGGCTATCCGGTGGTGGAACGCAACGACGCCCCGATCCGCGCATACGCCGAGGACGTGCTGGCACACCTCGGCCACGGCCCGCTGGTCGATGTGCGTTCCCCCGCGGAGTACACCGGCGAACGCACCCACATGCCCGACTACCCGGAAGAGGGCGCGCTACGCGGCGGGCACATCCCTACCGCCGTCTCGATCCCGTGGGCCAAGGCCGCCGCGGAAGACAGCCGGTTCCGCCGCCGCGGCGAGCTCGATGAGATCTACGGCGATGTCATCGCCTCCGACGGCGACATCGTCGCGTATTGCCGCATCGGCGAGCGTTCCAGCCACACCTGGTTTGTCCTCACCCACCTGCTGGGCGTCGAGGGCGTCCGCAATTACGACGGGTCCTGGACCGAGTGGGGTAACCGGGTCCGCACCCCGATCGTCAAGGGTGACAAGCCCGGTGCCGTGCCCGCCCCGCAAGCACAGTGA
- a CDS encoding SufE family protein — protein sequence MTLPAALAEIVADFKAVDGQDKLQLLLEFSGELPDLPPHLEQAAMEPVPECQSPLFLDVDASDRDEVRLYFSAPAEAPTTRGFASILHQGLDGQTADAILAVPDDFYADLGLAALISPLRLRGMSAMLARIKRRLS from the coding sequence GTGACCCTCCCCGCCGCACTCGCCGAGATCGTCGCCGACTTCAAGGCCGTCGACGGGCAGGACAAGCTGCAGCTGCTGCTGGAGTTCTCTGGTGAATTACCGGACTTGCCACCGCATTTGGAGCAGGCCGCGATGGAGCCCGTGCCGGAGTGCCAGTCACCGCTGTTCCTGGACGTCGACGCCAGTGACCGCGACGAGGTACGGCTGTACTTCAGTGCGCCGGCGGAGGCACCGACAACGCGCGGCTTCGCCTCAATCCTGCATCAGGGGCTGGACGGTCAAACGGCCGACGCGATTCTCGCGGTGCCCGACGACTTCTATGCCGACCTCGGCCTGGCCGCGCTGATCAGCCCGCTGCGACTGCGGGGAATGTCGGCGATGCTGGCCCGAATCAAGCGCCGACTGTCCTAG